The following proteins come from a genomic window of Larimichthys crocea isolate SSNF chromosome XV, L_crocea_2.0, whole genome shotgun sequence:
- the LOC104935379 gene encoding probable glutamate receptor, with amino-acid sequence MKGYMALVFCAAALTARIITTDAKEYSITTIKEDPYAMSRGSELEGYCIDLISALAKNVGFAYKVHLVKDGRYGAVDSNGNWSGMIGEVIRGEADLAVAPLTVTATREHVVDMTTPFMQTGISFILHKDLASKETTFSLLSPFSTDMWVGILIAFLLTGLCIFLVGRISPTEWSEPDTEEHSFTLLHSFWYITGALTLQGAGPHPKALSGRLVSAIWWLFAVLLLACYFSNFSSTLHSNNKHVSIKSFEDLANQDLIDYGTVEGGSTMSFFKYSNNPVYRRIYEQMERKKSYASSMEEGVRRTLERNYVFIGEAVSLDLAAARYCKLIRSQEVVAMRAYAIAAPRGSPLLKSLSIAILQLSESGELTYLWNKWWASSCIGAVNANTSHALQPHDLRSLFLLLGLGLGVGLLLALLELIFKARNQAKDGKKSCCSVLTSELNRRFGSRGESAEQDCSDKNKA; translated from the exons ATGAAAGGCTACATGGCTTTGGTCTTCTGTGCAGCAGCCCTGACTGCACGTATCATCACTACAG ATGCCAAAGAGTATTCCATCACCACTATAAAG GAAGACCCGTATGCCATGAGCCGAGGTTCTGAGCTGGAGGGCTACTGCATCGACCTGATCTCTGCACTTGCCAAGAATGTGGGATTCGCATACAAAGTGCACCTGGTGAAAGACGGCCGCTATGGAGCTGTGGACTCCAACGGCAACTGGAGTGGCATGATTGGCGAGGTCATCAGAGGG GAGGCAGACCTTGCTGTGGCCCCACTGACCGTCACTGCGACCAGAGAGCACGTTGTAGACATGACCACCCCTTTCATGCAAACAGGAATAAGCTTCATTCTGCACAAAGACTTGGCTTCTAAAGAGACCACCTTCAGCCTGCTGTCACCATTCTCCACTGACATGTGGGTCGGTATCCTCATTGCATTCCTGCTAACAGGTCTCTGCATATTCCTGGTGGGCCG gaTCAGTCCCACTGAATGGTCTgagccagacacagaggagCACAGCTTCACATTACTGCACAGCTTCTGGTACATCACGGGAGCTCTCACCCTGCAAG GTGCCGGTCCTCACCCTAAAGCGTTGTCTGGACGGCTAGTCAGCGCCATCTGGTGGTTGTTTGCTGTACTGCTGCTGGCCTGCTACTTTAGCAACTTCAGCTCCACGTTGCACTCCAACAACAAACATGTCTCCATTAAGAGCTTTGAAGACCTTGCTAACCAGGATTTGATCGATTATGGCACAGTCGAGGGTGGATCCACCATGAGTTTCTTTAAG TATTCCAACAATCCTGTGTACCGGCGTATCTATGAGCAGATGGAGCGTAAGAAGAGCTACGCGTCCAGCATGGAAGAAGGTGTTCGCCGCACCTTAGAGCGAAACTATGTCTTCATTGGTGAAGCAGTGTCCTTGGACCTGGCAGCAGCTCGCTACTGTAAACTAATCCGTTCACAGGAGGTCGTTGCCATGAGAGCCTACGCTATCGCAGCACCTCGGG GTTCTCCGCTGCTCAAAAGTCTATCCATAGCCATCCTCCAGCTCAGTGAGTCCGGTGAGCTGACGTACCTGTGGAACAAGTGGTGGGCCAGCAGTTGCATAGGTGCTGTCAATGCCAACACTTCCCACGCCCTTCAGCCCCATGACCTGCGgagcctcttcctcctcctgggCCTGGGACTGGGTGTTGGGCTCCTACTGGCCCTGCTTGAGCTTATATTTAAGGCTCGCAACCAAGCTAAGGATGGCAAG AAATCGTGCTGCTCTGTGTTGACATCAGAGTTGAACCGGCGATTTGGCAGCAGGGGGGAGAGCGCAGAGCAAGACTGCTCGGACAAAAACAAAGCCTGA